From a single Anaerolineaceae bacterium oral taxon 439 genomic region:
- a CDS encoding cysteine ABC transporter ATP-binding protein: protein MINKRLIGIVPESMKFIIGNVAYQWCSLAANIALMTALANLLAGLADGSADKSLFGITLIGAAAAVAMKYTCAIQSSRLSFLSSKKVRKTIRGLIYEKLLRLGSDYKERTKTSEIVQLAVEGVEQLETYFGAYLPQFFYAMAAPLTLFAVTAFINLPSAIILFVCVPLIPIAIAAVQAWAKKLLSKYWGQYTALGDVFLENLQGLTTLKIYQADEFKNAEMNEEAEKFRKITMKVLVMQLNSITIMDLVAYGGAALGIILATTQYAAGNVSLAGCLLILLLSADFFIPMRQLGSFFHIAMNGMAASGKIFALLDLDEPAKGTIRGIPEDSGIVVSDLNFAYETDRGILSGVALRFPFGSFSAIVGESGCGKSTVAAILMGRKKNYTGTVTIGGEDLKRIDEAELNRRITYVSHSAYLFKGTVRDNLRMGRTNATDAECWNALEQVHLADFLKSENGLDTALTEKASNFSGGQCQRLALARALLHDSPIYIFDEATSNIDVDSESAILEKIYALAKTKTVILISHRLAAVVPADRIYVMDRGSVAEAGTHPQLLSHHGLYQKLWTTQQELERLGLQEDARRETH from the coding sequence ATGATCAACAAACGGCTGATCGGAATTGTCCCGGAAAGTATGAAATTCATCATCGGCAATGTCGCTTATCAATGGTGTTCATTGGCGGCAAATATTGCGCTGATGACCGCGCTGGCAAACCTGCTGGCCGGACTGGCGGACGGAAGCGCGGATAAAAGCCTGTTCGGGATTACGCTTATCGGCGCCGCTGCCGCCGTCGCGATGAAATATACCTGCGCAATCCAGTCCTCACGGCTAAGCTTCCTCTCGTCGAAGAAGGTCAGGAAAACGATTCGCGGTCTGATTTACGAAAAACTGCTCCGATTAGGGAGCGACTATAAAGAGCGGACGAAAACGTCCGAAATTGTGCAGCTTGCCGTTGAAGGCGTCGAGCAGTTAGAAACGTACTTCGGCGCGTACCTTCCGCAATTTTTCTACGCGATGGCAGCGCCGCTGACGCTCTTCGCCGTCACCGCTTTCATCAACCTCCCTTCCGCGATTATCCTTTTCGTCTGCGTCCCGCTGATCCCGATCGCGATCGCGGCCGTCCAGGCCTGGGCAAAAAAACTCCTCTCGAAATACTGGGGACAGTACACAGCGCTCGGCGATGTCTTCCTCGAAAACCTCCAGGGACTGACGACGCTCAAGATTTATCAGGCAGACGAATTTAAAAACGCCGAGATGAACGAAGAGGCGGAAAAATTCCGTAAAATCACGATGAAGGTTCTCGTCATGCAGCTCAACTCGATCACGATCATGGATCTCGTCGCCTACGGCGGCGCGGCGCTCGGGATTATCCTGGCGACGACGCAGTACGCCGCCGGGAACGTCTCGCTTGCCGGCTGCCTGCTGATCCTGCTGCTGTCCGCCGATTTCTTTATCCCCATGCGCCAGCTCGGCTCCTTCTTCCATATCGCGATGAACGGAATGGCCGCCAGCGGGAAAATATTCGCGCTTCTCGACCTGGACGAACCGGCGAAGGGAACGATCCGTGGAATTCCTGAAGACAGCGGAATCGTCGTTTCCGATTTGAACTTCGCCTACGAAACGGATCGGGGAATCCTGAGCGGCGTCGCGCTGCGCTTCCCGTTCGGAAGCTTCAGCGCGATTGTCGGCGAATCCGGCTGCGGAAAGTCGACGGTCGCCGCGATCCTGATGGGAAGAAAGAAGAACTATACCGGAACGGTAACGATCGGCGGCGAAGACCTGAAGCGAATCGACGAGGCGGAGCTGAACCGCCGGATCACGTACGTCAGCCACAGCGCCTATCTTTTTAAAGGAACCGTACGCGATAATTTACGAATGGGCCGCACGAACGCGACCGACGCCGAATGCTGGAATGCGCTCGAGCAGGTCCATCTGGCCGATTTCCTTAAATCTGAAAACGGGCTGGACACGGCGCTGACCGAGAAAGCGTCGAACTTCTCCGGCGGCCAGTGCCAGCGGCTGGCGCTGGCGCGGGCGCTGCTGCATGACAGCCCGATTTATATTTTCGACGAAGCAACGTCGAATATCGACGTCGATAGCGAAAGCGCAATCCTCGAAAAAATATACGCGCTGGCGAAAACGAAGACGGTTATCCTGATATCGCATCGATTAGCCGCCGTCGTTCCCGCGGATCGGATTTACGTCATGGACCGCGGCAGCGTCGCAGAGGCAGGAACGCATCCACAGCTTCTCAGCCATCACGGCCTGTATCAGAAGCTCTGGACAACGCAGCAGGAGCTCGAACGACTCGGGCTCCAGGAAGACGCACGGAGGGAAACGCATTGA
- a CDS encoding sugar transporter, which produces MQPNQQGTDDSRQRIRNRFGFGIGTIGRDAVYTMISMYLMFYLTDVLRVPTATMWWVTAAIIFTKAFDAFNDPFMGILVDNTKSRWGKFKPWILFGVLTSAVMSVLMFTDFHLHGMEYVLIFLLVYLLWEISFTANDISYWSMLPALSRDQKERERIGAVARICANIGLFGMVVCITPITEALGRAAGSLQLGYFWLSVIVCGIMIAFQMVTLVFVKEETAAEVSDENKTKIRDLLPIILKNDQLLWVVLAMTLFHTGYTTTTSFGQYYFKYYQGDLNMYPVFGLILGVAQILSLLIFPFVRRKFKREPIYAAATVIILVGYVVFLAAPPGTVIGVAAGGLLIFIGDAAIQLIMLMQISDCVEYGEWKNGKRNESVTVSLQPFIFKVASSLASGIVGITVILSGMKEALTPADMTANGMNLFRFAMFIFPMICIVVSYLIYRRKYVINEDRYATIQADLAERRAQAQ; this is translated from the coding sequence ATGCAACCAAATCAGCAGGGAACCGACGACAGTCGGCAAAGGATTCGAAACCGTTTCGGTTTCGGGATCGGAACGATTGGCCGCGACGCGGTATACACGATGATCAGCATGTACTTGATGTTTTATCTGACCGACGTGCTGCGCGTTCCGACGGCGACGATGTGGTGGGTTACGGCGGCGATTATTTTTACGAAGGCGTTCGACGCGTTCAACGACCCGTTCATGGGGATTCTCGTCGATAACACGAAGTCGCGTTGGGGGAAATTCAAGCCGTGGATTCTCTTCGGCGTTCTGACGTCCGCGGTGATGTCGGTCCTGATGTTTACGGATTTTCACCTGCATGGGATGGAGTATGTCCTGATTTTCCTGCTCGTCTATCTCCTTTGGGAGATCAGCTTCACGGCTAACGATATTTCGTACTGGTCGATGCTCCCTGCGTTAAGCCGGGACCAGAAGGAACGCGAGCGGATCGGAGCGGTCGCGCGGATCTGCGCGAATATCGGCCTTTTTGGCATGGTTGTTTGTATCACGCCGATTACCGAAGCGCTCGGAAGGGCCGCCGGTTCGCTTCAGCTGGGGTATTTCTGGCTTTCCGTCATCGTTTGTGGAATTATGATTGCGTTTCAGATGGTGACGCTGGTCTTCGTAAAGGAAGAAACGGCGGCCGAGGTTTCGGACGAGAATAAAACGAAGATCCGCGACCTGCTGCCGATTATCCTGAAAAATGATCAGCTGCTGTGGGTCGTTCTGGCGATGACGCTGTTTCATACGGGCTATACGACGACGACGTCTTTCGGTCAGTATTATTTCAAGTACTATCAGGGCGATTTGAATATGTATCCGGTTTTCGGGTTGATTCTCGGCGTGGCTCAGATTTTGTCGCTCCTGATATTTCCGTTCGTCCGGCGGAAATTTAAGCGCGAGCCAATCTACGCGGCGGCGACCGTGATTATTTTAGTCGGGTACGTCGTTTTCCTGGCGGCGCCTCCAGGGACGGTTATCGGCGTTGCCGCCGGCGGGCTGCTGATATTTATTGGTGACGCCGCGATTCAGCTGATTATGCTGATGCAGATTTCGGATTGCGTCGAGTATGGAGAATGGAAAAACGGGAAGCGGAACGAATCGGTGACGGTCTCGCTTCAGCCGTTTATTTTCAAAGTTGCCTCGTCGCTCGCGAGCGGGATCGTCGGGATAACCGTGATTCTGTCCGGGATGAAGGAAGCGCTGACGCCCGCGGACATGACCGCGAACGGGATGAACCTGTTCCGGTTCGCGATGTTTATTTTTCCGATGATTTGTATTGTCGTAAGCTACCTGATTTACCGGCGGAAGTATGTTATTAATGAGGATCGGTACGCGACGATTCAGGCGGACCTGGCGGAACGGCGAGCGCAGGCGCAGTAG
- a CDS encoding methyltransferase has protein sequence MAPTGYTFVGYRSEAVEKGGQKNRIRAAYEKTGGDHDFYDGMITCSTIPGKIVCRLVWAMGEEESRKYIDLSLSAIPGDFQGKLLEIPVGTGVLTMPLYRKLSSAEITCMDDSPDMIVRAERRANAMQLSNVSFRQGDVGALPFENESFDIVLSQNGFHAFPDKEAAWKETYRVLKPGGTFCGCFYVKGEVSRTDRLINRFYVKKGYFSPPFETMESLNTRLNSLYAETKLGSVKSIAYFSCVKKR, from the coding sequence CTGGCCCCGACCGGTTACACGTTCGTTGGCTATCGCTCCGAAGCGGTCGAAAAAGGCGGTCAAAAAAACCGGATTCGCGCCGCATACGAAAAGACCGGCGGCGACCACGATTTCTACGACGGAATGATAACCTGTTCAACAATTCCCGGAAAAATTGTCTGCCGTCTGGTCTGGGCGATGGGGGAAGAGGAGAGCCGGAAATATATCGACCTCTCGCTCTCCGCGATTCCCGGCGATTTTCAGGGTAAGCTGCTGGAAATTCCAGTGGGGACGGGCGTATTAACCATGCCGCTGTACCGTAAGCTCAGCAGCGCGGAAATTACCTGCATGGATGATTCGCCGGATATGATCGTCCGCGCTGAACGCCGCGCGAACGCGATGCAGCTCTCAAACGTTTCGTTCCGGCAGGGCGACGTCGGCGCGCTCCCGTTCGAAAATGAAAGCTTCGATATCGTGCTGTCGCAGAACGGATTTCATGCGTTCCCGGACAAAGAAGCAGCCTGGAAAGAAACGTACCGCGTCCTGAAACCCGGCGGAACGTTCTGCGGCTGTTTTTACGTGAAGGGCGAAGTCTCCCGAACCGATCGCCTGATCAACCGGTTTTACGTTAAAAAAGGCTACTTCAGCCCACCGTTCGAAACGATGGAGAGCCTGAATACGCGGCTGAACTCGCTCTACGCGGAAACGAAGCTCGGTTCCGTCAAGTCGATCGCGTACTTCTCCTGCGTTAAAAAACGCTGA